The Pusillibacter faecalis genome has a window encoding:
- a CDS encoding V-type ATP synthase subunit A — MSGKIVKVSGPLVVATGLSDANMSDVVRVGPQRLIGEILTMKGDTASIQVYEETSGLGPGAEVVTTGAPMSVELGPGMIEGIYDGIQRPLEKIMEKVGASITRGVEVPAVDHEKKWDFTATAKVGDKVVGGDVLGTVPETSVVLHKIMVPPQLGGTLVKIESGSFNVTETIAVLKTDDGREVPLTMLQKWPVRVGRPYTKKYPPKRPLCSGQRIIDTMFPIAKGGTAAVPGPFGSGKTVVQHQLAKWSDVDIVVYIGCGERGNEMTDVLREFPELKDPRTGESLMKRTVLIANTSDMPVAAREASVYTGITIAEYFRDMGYDVAVIADSTSRWAEALREMSGRLEEMPGEEGYPAYLASRLAQFYERAGSVECIGSDERRGSLTAVGAVSPPGGDLSEPVSQATMRIVKVFWALDASLAYKRHFPAINWLTSYSLYLDTLKPWFDENLGEKFMRNRTKAMGILQNESSLNEIVQLVGKDALSPADQLTLEVARMVREDFLQQNAFMDVDSFSAYERQEKLLALILRYDALCRGAIEKGAPVMKLFDIPAREKIGRAKSVPEADYPQEYARIEAEMAQEIETVTAQGGEQV; from the coding sequence TTGAGCGGTAAAATTGTAAAAGTTTCCGGACCGCTGGTGGTGGCCACAGGGCTGTCGGACGCCAATATGTCCGACGTAGTCCGCGTGGGTCCGCAGCGTCTGATCGGCGAAATCCTGACGATGAAGGGCGACACCGCCTCCATCCAGGTATATGAGGAGACTTCCGGCCTGGGCCCCGGCGCGGAGGTAGTTACCACCGGCGCGCCCATGAGCGTGGAGTTGGGGCCCGGCATGATTGAGGGCATCTACGATGGTATTCAGCGCCCGCTGGAGAAAATCATGGAGAAGGTGGGCGCCAGCATCACTCGCGGCGTGGAGGTCCCCGCCGTGGACCATGAGAAGAAATGGGACTTTACCGCCACCGCCAAGGTGGGCGACAAGGTCGTGGGCGGAGACGTTCTGGGCACTGTGCCGGAGACCTCCGTAGTGCTCCATAAGATCATGGTGCCCCCGCAGCTGGGTGGGACCCTTGTTAAAATTGAGAGCGGTTCGTTCAACGTGACAGAGACCATCGCCGTTTTGAAGACTGACGATGGCAGGGAAGTGCCCCTGACCATGCTGCAGAAGTGGCCTGTCCGCGTGGGCCGGCCTTACACGAAAAAATATCCCCCCAAGCGGCCCCTGTGCTCTGGACAGCGGATCATTGACACCATGTTTCCTATCGCCAAGGGCGGCACTGCGGCGGTCCCCGGCCCCTTCGGCTCCGGTAAGACCGTGGTCCAGCACCAGCTGGCTAAGTGGTCCGACGTGGATATTGTGGTCTACATTGGCTGCGGCGAGCGTGGCAACGAGATGACCGACGTGCTGCGGGAGTTCCCGGAGCTGAAAGACCCTCGCACCGGCGAGAGCCTGATGAAGCGGACGGTGCTGATTGCCAACACCTCCGACATGCCCGTGGCGGCCCGAGAGGCCAGCGTCTACACCGGTATCACCATCGCGGAGTATTTCCGGGACATGGGCTATGACGTGGCGGTTATCGCAGACTCCACTTCCCGCTGGGCCGAGGCGCTGCGCGAGATGTCCGGCCGGCTAGAGGAAATGCCCGGCGAGGAGGGCTACCCGGCCTACCTTGCCTCCCGCCTTGCTCAGTTCTATGAGCGGGCCGGCAGTGTGGAGTGCATCGGCTCTGACGAGCGCCGGGGCAGTCTGACAGCCGTGGGCGCGGTGTCGCCTCCGGGCGGTGACCTCTCCGAGCCGGTCTCCCAGGCTACCATGCGGATTGTCAAGGTGTTCTGGGCACTGGATGCATCGCTGGCCTATAAGCGCCATTTCCCGGCCATCAACTGGCTGACCTCCTATTCCCTGTATCTGGACACCCTGAAACCTTGGTTTGACGAGAATTTGGGAGAGAAGTTCATGCGCAACCGCACAAAGGCCATGGGGATTTTACAAAATGAATCCAGCCTGAATGAGATTGTCCAGCTGGTGGGCAAAGACGCTCTCTCGCCTGCCGACCAGCTGACACTGGAAGTGGCCCGGATGGTCCGGGAGGACTTCCTGCAGCAAAACGCCTTCATGGATGTGGACAGTTTCTCCGCCTATGAGCGGCAGGAAAAGCTGCTGGCGCTGATTCTACGTTACGACGCTTTGTGCCGCGGCGCCATTGAGAAGGGTGCGCCGGTGATGAAGCTCTTTGATATCCCAGCCCGGGAGAAGATCGGCCGGGCCAAGAGCGTGCCCGAGGCGGACTATCCCCAGGAGTACGCCCGAATTGAGGCGGAAATGGCCCAGGAAATTGAAACAGTGACCGCCCAGGGAGGTGAGCAGGTATGA
- a CDS encoding V-type ATP synthase subunit F: protein MATTYRIAAVGDWESVMGFRAIGLDTYPVASVEEAKDKIRELAKTDCAVIYLTETLAKDMEELLDRYKDELRPAIILIPGREGSLGIGKENLQRAIERAVGADIL from the coding sequence ATGGCTACGACATACCGAATTGCCGCCGTGGGCGACTGGGAGTCCGTTATGGGCTTTCGGGCCATCGGCCTGGACACCTATCCGGTAGCCTCCGTGGAGGAGGCCAAGGACAAGATACGGGAGCTGGCCAAAACGGACTGCGCGGTGATTTACCTCACGGAGACGCTGGCCAAGGATATGGAGGAGCTGCTGGATCGCTACAAGGATGAGCTCCGGCCCGCGATTATTCTGATTCCCGGAAGAGAGGGATCTCTTGGCATCGGCAAAGAGAATCTCCAGCGGGCAATTGAGCGGGCGGTTGGAGCGGATATTCTGTAA
- a CDS encoding V-type ATPase subunit: MTKKIKDTDYLAVSARVRAMENSLLTRERMEQVLEARTDEEAVKILQECGYPELDPARPEAMDAALSQVREATLADLSDGIPDARYLDIFKLKYDYHNVKALLKAEAMGTDAAHMLMDMGRVPVAELKAAMESGHMEELPPCLAAAAEEARSVLNTTRDPQLSDMTLDRWCYREMLEAAETTGSAFLQGYVQVQIDAANLRSLVRTLRMGKNADFLRGVLFDGGDVDKAAILRVSADGGAGLAELYAPTTLAEAGAAGADILKSGAMTEFEKLCDDAVSGYLSAAQFVPFGEAPLIGYLAARETEYTNLRILLLGRGAGLAPELIRARLRRSYV; encoded by the coding sequence TTGACAAAAAAAATCAAGGACACCGATTATCTGGCGGTTTCTGCCCGGGTCCGTGCCATGGAGAACAGCCTTCTCACCCGGGAACGGATGGAACAGGTGCTGGAGGCCCGCACAGATGAGGAGGCTGTAAAAATTCTTCAGGAGTGCGGCTACCCAGAGCTGGACCCGGCCAGGCCGGAGGCCATGGACGCAGCCCTTTCCCAAGTGCGGGAGGCAACTCTGGCCGATTTGAGCGACGGTATTCCGGACGCCAGATATCTGGATATTTTCAAGCTGAAATATGATTATCACAATGTAAAGGCCCTGTTGAAGGCGGAAGCCATGGGGACAGATGCCGCGCATATGCTGATGGATATGGGCCGGGTTCCTGTAGCGGAGCTGAAAGCGGCTATGGAGAGCGGGCATATGGAGGAACTGCCGCCCTGCCTTGCTGCTGCGGCGGAGGAAGCCCGGTCGGTGCTGAATACCACGCGAGACCCCCAGCTGAGCGATATGACGCTGGACCGCTGGTGTTACCGAGAGATGCTGGAAGCGGCGGAGACTACCGGTAGTGCGTTTCTCCAGGGCTATGTACAGGTTCAAATCGACGCGGCAAACCTCAGGTCCCTGGTGCGGACGCTCCGTATGGGGAAGAATGCAGATTTTCTGCGCGGTGTGCTGTTTGACGGCGGAGACGTGGACAAAGCAGCCATTTTGAGAGTGAGCGCAGACGGCGGCGCAGGTCTTGCGGAGCTGTACGCCCCAACCACCCTGGCGGAGGCCGGCGCTGCTGGCGCGGATATTCTTAAGAGCGGTGCCATGACGGAGTTTGAAAAGCTCTGTGACGACGCGGTGAGCGGCTATCTCTCCGCTGCGCAGTTTGTGCCCTTTGGTGAGGCGCCGCTGATTGGCTATCTGGCAGCCCGGGAGACGGAGTATACCAACCTGCGGATTTTGCTGCTGGGCCGTGGAGCCGGTCTGGCCCCGGAACTGATCCGTGCGCGGCTGCGCCGGAGCTATGTGTAA
- a CDS encoding V-type ATP synthase subunit E gives MMNGIEKITQRIQSDAQAEINAVLTQAREEAAQITARYEAQAQVETTELRAKNERSAAEREERLVSAAQMEARKTALATKQELVERAYALALEKLCALPEKEYTEVLAKLLVQASSTGREEVVFSSQDRERIGKAAVARANEMLAAAAAPDLPSASGKVGEILGKVVAGVSAIAQGTAMLSLSEETRPMRGGFILKDQNVEVNCTFETLVRLQRAETAGAVAKKLFG, from the coding sequence ATGATGAACGGAATCGAAAAAATCACCCAGAGAATCCAGTCTGACGCGCAGGCGGAAATCAACGCCGTGCTCACTCAGGCCCGGGAGGAGGCGGCGCAGATTACTGCACGCTATGAGGCCCAGGCTCAAGTGGAGACCACGGAGCTAAGGGCGAAGAATGAGCGCTCCGCCGCAGAGCGGGAAGAGCGGCTCGTCAGCGCCGCCCAGATGGAAGCGCGCAAGACGGCGCTCGCCACCAAGCAGGAGCTGGTGGAGCGGGCTTACGCGCTGGCGCTGGAGAAGCTGTGCGCTCTGCCGGAAAAGGAGTACACAGAGGTTCTGGCGAAGCTGCTGGTGCAAGCCTCGTCCACGGGACGGGAGGAAGTTGTGTTCTCATCCCAGGATCGGGAGCGCATCGGCAAAGCGGCCGTGGCCAGGGCCAACGAGATGCTGGCGGCTGCGGCTGCGCCGGACCTGCCTTCGGCCTCCGGCAAGGTGGGAGAGATTCTGGGCAAGGTGGTGGCCGGCGTGAGCGCCATCGCCCAGGGAACCGCGATGCTCTCTCTCTCCGAGGAGACCCGTCCTATGCGGGGCGGCTTCATTTTGAAGGATCAGAATGTGGAGGTCAATTGCACCTTTGAGACGTTAGTGCGCCTGCAAAGGGCGGAGACTGCGGGAGCGGTGGCAAAAAAGCTGTTCGGGTAA
- a CDS encoding V-type ATP synthase subunit K: protein MTDLAQMVELQQSLTILGTIGGLALALLGAGLAAVLPGIGSAKGTGIAGEAGTGLLCQDPSKFGKVMILQVIPGTQGLYGLVVWFFAIFRMGLLSGTLPELTIAQGMQYFFACLPMALGGLFSAIAQGRVAAGSINILAKKPDDWSKGMVLCITVEFYAILSLLASMLMIINISA, encoded by the coding sequence ATGACTGATTTGGCACAAATGGTAGAATTGCAGCAGTCCCTGACCATTCTGGGAACCATCGGCGGTCTGGCGCTGGCACTGCTGGGAGCGGGCCTTGCGGCTGTGCTTCCCGGCATCGGCTCCGCCAAGGGCACCGGTATCGCCGGCGAGGCGGGCACTGGCCTTCTGTGTCAGGACCCCAGCAAGTTCGGCAAGGTCATGATCCTGCAGGTGATCCCCGGCACCCAGGGCCTGTATGGCCTGGTGGTGTGGTTCTTCGCCATCTTCCGCATGGGCCTTTTATCCGGAACGCTTCCGGAGCTGACCATTGCTCAGGGAATGCAGTATTTCTTTGCATGCCTGCCTATGGCTTTGGGCGGACTGTTCTCTGCCATTGCCCAGGGCCGCGTGGCAGCTGGCTCCATCAACATTCTGGCTAAGAAACCTGACGACTGGTCCAAGGGCATGGTGCTCTGCATCACCGTGGAGTTCTACGCGATTTTGTCCCTGCTGGCCTCCATGCTGATGATCATCAATATCAGCGCCTGA
- a CDS encoding V-type ATP synthase subunit I translates to MAIVKMKKLRVMALAECREDLLGGLQHLGCVEISEPNLSDPAWSALLRRGSSSLAQTRTEIADAHTALAAIKQYAKVKDGLFIQRRQVSEQEFLDPTGKEQAKAVSQKIGGALREISRLQGDEARLTARRQALTPWASLDMPLELEGTAHARFRLMVCPSGTDIGAVRIALADVAAELYEVSADKQQTYVLLLCHRAEEETAQELLRPFNFSAVAFPGTTGTAAENMDALDQSLADNKKAQEAAAAAIVQDAKSRDVLRMYLDQLRAEAEKDASAERLLTDGTILFFEGWAPAESLREVEKLLQSMDCAWEAEDPAPEEIHDVPVRLKNNWLTKPLNMVTEMYSLPAYNNVDPNPLMAPFFILFYGIMMADMGYGLLMFLAGFFISRKYRPKGTMGHLFGLMTLCGVSTFIMGAITGGFFGDFLTQAVLLTTGKEFALPALFTPLDDTLMILLGSMALGLVHIITGMAISFVRKLQNGAVLDAVFEEVTWWVVFLGIGLTALGITNLVLYLGILLVVAGPLITGKGFGKVTGIFASLYNHITGYFGDILSYSRLMALMLAGSVIAQVFNTLGAIPGNIIVFIIISMAGNALNFALNLLGCYVHDLRLQCLEFFNKFYEDGGKPFRPLAMDTKYVDITE, encoded by the coding sequence ATGGCAATTGTAAAAATGAAAAAGCTCCGTGTGATGGCCCTGGCCGAATGTAGGGAAGATCTGCTGGGCGGCTTGCAGCACCTGGGATGTGTGGAGATCAGCGAACCAAATCTCTCTGACCCAGCCTGGTCAGCGTTGCTGCGGCGGGGAAGTTCCTCCTTGGCTCAAACCAGGACGGAGATCGCGGATGCGCACACTGCCCTGGCGGCGATTAAGCAGTACGCAAAGGTAAAGGACGGTTTGTTCATTCAGCGAAGACAGGTCTCAGAACAGGAATTCCTGGACCCGACAGGCAAGGAGCAGGCAAAGGCGGTCAGCCAGAAGATTGGCGGGGCGCTGCGCGAGATCAGCCGCCTGCAGGGGGACGAGGCAAGACTCACCGCGCGGCGGCAGGCCCTGACACCTTGGGCTTCGCTGGATATGCCGCTGGAGTTGGAGGGAACGGCTCATGCCCGGTTTCGGCTGATGGTTTGCCCCAGTGGAACGGACATCGGCGCGGTGCGGATCGCGCTGGCAGATGTTGCGGCAGAACTCTATGAGGTTTCTGCGGATAAACAACAGACGTATGTACTGCTTCTTTGCCACCGGGCGGAAGAGGAGACTGCGCAGGAGCTCTTACGGCCGTTTAATTTCAGTGCCGTCGCTTTTCCGGGAACCACGGGCACAGCCGCGGAGAACATGGACGCCCTGGACCAGAGCCTTGCGGACAACAAGAAGGCACAGGAGGCGGCTGCTGCGGCCATTGTTCAGGATGCCAAGTCCAGGGATGTCCTGCGGATGTACCTGGATCAGCTGCGGGCTGAGGCGGAGAAGGATGCCAGCGCCGAGCGGCTGCTGACCGATGGCACGATCCTCTTTTTTGAGGGCTGGGCACCGGCTGAGAGCCTGCGAGAGGTAGAAAAGCTTTTGCAGAGCATGGACTGCGCCTGGGAGGCGGAGGACCCTGCGCCGGAGGAAATCCATGATGTGCCGGTGCGTCTGAAAAACAACTGGCTGACCAAACCGCTGAACATGGTAACGGAGATGTACTCGCTCCCCGCCTATAACAATGTGGACCCCAACCCACTGATGGCGCCTTTTTTCATCCTGTTTTACGGGATTATGATGGCGGACATGGGATATGGGCTTTTGATGTTCCTGGCAGGTTTTTTCATCAGCAGGAAATACCGGCCAAAGGGCACCATGGGACACCTTTTCGGTCTCATGACTTTGTGCGGTGTCAGCACCTTTATCATGGGTGCCATCACAGGCGGCTTCTTCGGGGACTTTTTGACCCAGGCGGTTCTGCTGACCACAGGGAAGGAGTTTGCGCTGCCGGCGCTTTTCACGCCACTGGACGATACGCTGATGATTCTGCTGGGCTCCATGGCATTGGGCTTGGTACACATCATCACAGGCATGGCCATCAGCTTTGTGAGAAAGCTGCAAAACGGCGCAGTTCTGGACGCGGTATTTGAAGAGGTCACTTGGTGGGTGGTGTTCCTGGGAATTGGCTTGACGGCTCTTGGGATCACCAATCTGGTGTTGTATCTGGGCATCCTCCTCGTAGTGGCCGGTCCCTTGATTACAGGAAAGGGCTTTGGAAAAGTGACTGGAATTTTTGCCTCCCTGTATAACCATATCACCGGGTACTTTGGCGATATCCTCTCTTACTCCCGTCTGATGGCGTTGATGCTGGCAGGCAGTGTGATTGCACAGGTATTTAATACTCTGGGAGCGATTCCGGGAAACATCATCGTCTTTATCATCATCTCCATGGCGGGCAATGCCCTGAACTTTGCCCTGAATCTGTTGGGCTGCTATGTGCATGACCTGCGTCTGCAGTGCCTGGAGTTCTTCAACAAGTTCTATGAGGACGGCGGAAAGCCGTTTCGGCCCTTGGCAATGGACACGAAGTATGTGGATATTACAGAATAA
- a CDS encoding ABC transporter ATP-binding protein, translating into MSVLLEVNHLQKYFHTKSGTLHAVENVSFQLEEGKTLGVVGESGCGKSTLGRVILHLLPATGGKILFQGEDISKPSKAKLHELRRDMQMVFQDPFSSINPRMTVSQIIGEPLEIYKLCKSKEEYARRVHEIMDTVGLASRLAGAYPHELDGGRRQRIGIGRALALNPKFIVCDEPVSALDVSIQAQVLNLMQDLQRDLHLTYIFITHDLSVVKHISDEILVMYLGTMVEKAESRELFRHQYHPYTQALLSAIPRPQLEKKQERILLKGEITSPIEPPPMCRFAPRCIYAKESCFASQPELTEETPNHFVACCRCAEFV; encoded by the coding sequence ATGAGCGTTTTACTAGAGGTCAACCATCTGCAAAAATATTTCCATACCAAGTCCGGCACTTTGCACGCGGTGGAAAATGTGAGCTTTCAACTGGAAGAGGGGAAGACTCTGGGCGTGGTGGGAGAGTCCGGCTGCGGGAAGTCCACGCTGGGTCGAGTGATTTTACATCTGCTACCGGCCACCGGCGGCAAAATCCTCTTCCAGGGCGAGGATATCTCCAAGCCCTCCAAGGCAAAGCTGCACGAGCTGCGGCGGGATATGCAGATGGTGTTCCAGGACCCGTTTTCCTCCATCAATCCCCGCATGACGGTGAGCCAGATCATCGGGGAACCATTGGAAATCTATAAGCTTTGTAAAAGCAAGGAAGAGTATGCCAGGCGCGTTCATGAGATCATGGACACAGTAGGATTGGCCTCTAGGCTGGCGGGGGCTTATCCCCATGAACTGGACGGCGGCCGCCGTCAGCGGATCGGCATCGGCCGGGCACTGGCACTGAACCCCAAATTTATTGTCTGTGATGAGCCGGTATCCGCGCTGGACGTGTCCATTCAGGCGCAGGTACTGAACCTGATGCAGGATCTGCAGCGGGACTTGCACCTGACGTACATCTTTATCACCCACGATCTGTCAGTTGTGAAGCACATCTCCGATGAGATTTTAGTCATGTATCTGGGCACCATGGTGGAAAAGGCGGAGTCCAGGGAGCTGTTCCGCCATCAGTACCACCCCTACACCCAGGCACTGCTGTCTGCGATTCCCCGTCCACAGCTGGAGAAAAAGCAGGAGCGCATTCTGCTCAAGGGGGAGATCACCTCTCCCATTGAGCCGCCGCCCATGTGCCGCTTTGCGCCCCGCTGCATTTACGCGAAGGAAAGCTGTTTCGCAAGCCAGCCGGAGTTGACAGAGGAGACGCCCAACCATTTTGTAGCCTGCTGCCGGTGCGCAGAATTCGTTTGA
- a CDS encoding ABC transporter ATP-binding protein has product MEKNLLEIKNLVVQYVVDGETVEAVNGIDLEIGYGETLGLVGETGAGKTTTALSVMGLIPNPPGRMVSGEIIYDGRTISGLKEKEYRKIRGGEITMIFQDPMTSLNPVMTVGEQIAEVVRLHAKCSRLEAVERAVRMLELVGITSERYHQYPHEFSGGMKQRVMIAIALACTPKLLIADEPTTALDVTIQAQVLELMNKLKQEFGTAMLLITHDLGVVAEVCDSVAIIYAGEIVERGSLSQVYGGVCHPYTQGLFDSLPDLDEESERLKTIQGMMPDPSDLPRGCKFHPRCPNCTDQCKTENPPVVEVEPGHKVKCWLAQEGGEP; this is encoded by the coding sequence ATGGAAAAGAATCTGTTAGAAATCAAAAACCTGGTGGTTCAATATGTGGTGGATGGCGAGACTGTGGAGGCTGTCAACGGCATTGACCTGGAAATTGGCTACGGAGAGACGCTGGGCCTGGTGGGGGAGACCGGTGCCGGCAAGACTACCACGGCCCTGAGCGTCATGGGGTTGATTCCAAACCCGCCGGGAAGAATGGTCTCCGGAGAGATTATCTATGACGGCAGGACCATCAGCGGTTTAAAAGAAAAGGAGTACCGCAAGATCCGGGGCGGAGAGATCACAATGATCTTCCAGGACCCCATGACATCGCTGAACCCGGTGATGACGGTAGGCGAGCAAATTGCAGAGGTGGTGCGCCTGCATGCCAAGTGCTCCCGGCTGGAGGCCGTGGAGCGGGCAGTGCGGATGCTGGAGCTGGTGGGCATTACCAGCGAGCGCTACCACCAGTACCCCCATGAGTTCTCCGGCGGCATGAAGCAGCGGGTGATGATTGCCATTGCCCTGGCCTGCACGCCGAAGCTCCTGATTGCTGACGAGCCCACCACGGCGTTGGACGTCACCATCCAGGCCCAGGTGCTGGAACTGATGAACAAGCTCAAACAGGAGTTCGGAACCGCCATGCTGCTGATTACTCATGACTTAGGTGTGGTGGCTGAGGTCTGCGACAGTGTCGCCATCATTTATGCCGGTGAGATCGTGGAACGGGGGAGTTTGTCACAGGTGTATGGAGGAGTCTGCCACCCTTATACCCAGGGGCTATTTGATTCCCTGCCGGACCTGGACGAGGAGAGCGAGCGGCTCAAAACCATCCAGGGCATGATGCCGGACCCTTCCGATCTGCCCCGGGGCTGCAAGTTCCATCCGCGCTGTCCAAACTGTACGGACCAGTGTAAGACCGAGAACCCGCCAGTTGTGGAGGTGGAGCCGGGGCATAAGGTCAAGTGCTGGCTGGCGCAGGAAGGAGGAGAACCATGA
- a CDS encoding ABC transporter permease, with product MAKTTRKKSSPWRDVFHRLKRNKLAMLGLVILILVLLMAVFATVLAPYDYAAQATAEAKQFPSAEHLLGTDNFGRDILSRIMVGSRYTLMIGFGCITIACLIGTVLGALAGFYKRLDNLIMRLTDIVMGIPTFMLAISIIAALGTGIKTMMLALCITSTPAFIRIVRAQVLTIKDQEYVEAARSIGAGNLRIMTKHILPNALAPIIVQYTLGAVNLILWAASLSFLGMGVQPPTPEWGLMVSAGRAYLYSEWYMSLIPGLAIIITTYALNLLGDGLRDALDPRLKH from the coding sequence ATGGCTAAGACAACTAGGAAGAAAAGCAGCCCCTGGCGGGATGTCTTTCACCGGCTCAAGAGGAACAAGCTGGCCATGCTGGGACTGGTCATTTTGATTTTGGTTCTGCTGATGGCAGTTTTTGCAACGGTTCTGGCACCCTATGACTACGCCGCGCAGGCCACCGCAGAGGCAAAACAGTTTCCCAGCGCGGAGCACCTGCTGGGCACGGACAATTTCGGCCGGGATATTTTGAGCCGCATCATGGTGGGCAGCCGTTACACGCTGATGATCGGCTTTGGATGCATCACTATCGCCTGCCTGATTGGCACAGTGTTGGGAGCGCTGGCCGGATTCTACAAGCGGCTTGATAATCTGATCATGCGCTTGACGGACATTGTGATGGGGATTCCCACCTTCATGCTGGCCATCAGCATCATCGCGGCGCTGGGCACGGGGATCAAGACCATGATGCTGGCTCTGTGCATCACCTCGACCCCCGCCTTCATCCGGATTGTGCGGGCGCAGGTGCTGACCATCAAGGATCAGGAGTATGTGGAGGCCGCCCGCTCCATCGGCGCGGGGAACCTGCGCATCATGACCAAACATATCCTGCCAAACGCCCTTGCACCGATTATCGTGCAGTACACCCTGGGCGCGGTAAATCTCATTTTGTGGGCCGCGTCGCTGAGTTTTCTCGGCATGGGGGTTCAGCCGCCCACTCCGGAATGGGGGCTGATGGTCTCGGCGGGGAGAGCGTATCTGTACAGCGAGTGGTATATGTCGCTGATTCCAGGGTTAGCCATCATCATCACGACGTATGCCCTCAATCTGCTGGGAGACGGTCTGCGGGACGCGCTGGACCCGCGGCTGAAACACTGA
- a CDS encoding ABC transporter permease has translation MLRYILKRILLMIPVLLGIVVIVFTLMYVGGGDPTISILGENVTPEAQAEIREELGLDDPYLVRLGNYLLDLLHGDLGDSYRSKRPVMDEILARYPTTLKLTFGSIALGIVVGVIVGIISAVRQYSLLDKIGTFISLFGVSAPSFWIAMMLVLVFSVKLNLLPATGSHTLACWVLPVVTLGLQCGAFIMRMTRSSMLEVIRQDYIRTAKAKGQSEFKIVISHAFRNALVPIITTIGIQICGFLAGSVLVESVFALPGLGKYVVDSVNYKDYPAVQGVVLFIAINCVIINLLTDIIYCFVDPRIKAQYGRKKGVKFSQKEAAQHG, from the coding sequence ATGCTGCGATACATATTGAAACGAATTCTGCTGATGATTCCGGTACTGCTGGGGATCGTCGTGATTGTCTTTACACTGATGTACGTGGGCGGGGGCGACCCCACCATCTCGATCCTGGGCGAAAATGTGACACCGGAGGCCCAGGCGGAAATTCGGGAGGAGCTGGGATTAGACGATCCATACCTAGTGCGCCTGGGGAATTACCTGCTGGACCTGCTCCACGGCGACCTGGGGGACTCCTATCGCTCCAAGCGTCCGGTGATGGATGAAATTTTGGCGCGCTACCCTACGACCTTGAAGCTGACCTTTGGCAGCATCGCGCTGGGGATTGTGGTGGGTGTCATCGTCGGCATCATCTCCGCTGTCAGGCAGTACTCTCTCCTGGATAAAATCGGAACGTTTATCTCGCTTTTTGGCGTGTCCGCGCCCTCATTCTGGATTGCCATGATGCTGGTATTGGTGTTCTCTGTCAAACTGAACCTGCTGCCGGCGACAGGGAGCCACACCCTGGCCTGCTGGGTGCTGCCAGTGGTGACTCTGGGGCTGCAATGCGGCGCATTTATCATGCGTATGACCCGCTCGAGCATGCTGGAGGTTATCCGCCAGGATTATATCCGTACAGCCAAGGCCAAGGGCCAGTCGGAATTCAAAATCGTCATAAGCCACGCCTTCCGCAATGCCCTGGTGCCGATTATTACCACCATTGGCATCCAGATCTGCGGATTTTTAGCTGGGTCTGTGCTGGTAGAGAGTGTATTTGCCCTGCCAGGGCTCGGTAAATACGTGGTGGATTCTGTTAATTACAAGGATTATCCCGCCGTACAGGGGGTGGTGCTGTTCATCGCCATCAACTGTGTGATCATCAACCTGCTTACAGATATCATCTATTGTTTCGTGGACCCGCGTATCAAGGCGCAGTATGGCCGGAAAAAGGGTGTGAAGTTTTCGCAAAAGGAGGCTGCGCAGCATGGCTAA